One Candidatus Nitrososphaera evergladensis SR1 genomic window carries:
- a CDS encoding DNA-3-methyladenine glycosylase family protein translates to MVDSIALSAVATFQLDFTVWALRRRDTNIIDRWDGTKYVRVLTFNNEPVKIAVRQEGTINDPKIAITLQSKKRAMTPVRARKDAQVLVQKMLGLDRDLTPLYTRARNNKDAVLISLGQQFLGVKPPCFSSIFETLINAIACQQVTLDLAILMLNRLSVKFGLEFEDDVDGTLLHAFPRPEDLADVSEQEMRKLGFSRQKARAIKELAMAVVDNETKLSNLSEMTNEQIVEYLSSIRGIGRWSAEYALLRGFGRIDTFPGDDIGAQNNLERLFHLDKKPDYAEVKKLTSRWHPYEGLVYFHLLLNKLQMRGII, encoded by the coding sequence ATGGTAGACTCGATTGCTCTCTCCGCTGTAGCCACATTTCAACTCGATTTTACCGTGTGGGCTCTTCGAAGAAGAGATACGAACATTATTGACCGATGGGATGGAACCAAGTATGTACGGGTACTTACTTTCAATAATGAACCCGTAAAGATAGCTGTCAGACAGGAAGGCACCATTAATGATCCAAAAATCGCCATTACCTTGCAAAGTAAGAAGAGGGCAATGACCCCAGTTCGCGCACGAAAAGATGCTCAAGTACTCGTTCAAAAAATGCTTGGCCTTGATCGGGATTTGACCCCTTTGTATACACGGGCAAGAAACAACAAGGACGCCGTACTCATTTCGCTTGGTCAACAATTCTTGGGAGTTAAACCTCCTTGCTTTTCTAGCATCTTTGAGACACTCATAAATGCAATTGCATGTCAACAGGTAACACTTGACCTGGCAATTTTGATGCTTAATCGCTTATCTGTAAAGTTCGGGTTAGAATTTGAAGATGATGTTGATGGGACTCTCCTGCATGCTTTTCCAAGACCGGAGGATTTGGCGGATGTTTCAGAGCAAGAGATGAGAAAATTAGGGTTTAGTCGCCAGAAGGCAAGGGCAATAAAAGAACTAGCAATGGCTGTTGTAGATAATGAAACGAAGCTGAGCAATCTCTCAGAAATGACCAATGAGCAAATTGTAGAGTATCTGTCGTCCATACGCGGTATAGGACGATGGTCTGCAGAATATGCGCTCTTGCGAGGCTTTGGCAGAATAGATACATTTCCAGGTGACGACATCGGTGCTCAGAATAATCTTGAGCGATTATTTCACCTCGATAAAAAGCCAGATTATGCAGAGGTCAAAAAGTTGACATCACGATGGCACCCGTATGAAGGGCTTGTCTATTTCCATTTGTTGCTAAATAAGTTGCAGATGAGAGGAATTATATGA
- a CDS encoding DUF488 family protein: protein MKTGAIVYTIGHSTRTINEFVKILRAYKIQTVVDVRTIPKSRHNPQFNEEELRANLLKNDIGYIHMEGLGGLRHTTKASVNTAWRNSSFRGFADYMQTSEFKNSIELLIKISAKKQAVIMCAEAVPWRCHRSLIGDALVIRNIRVEDIMSENTSKPHTLTWFAKVGGNEITYPEVDDP from the coding sequence ATGAAAACTGGAGCCATCGTCTATACCATAGGTCACTCCACTCGTACAATTAATGAATTCGTTAAAATACTTCGAGCATATAAGATTCAAACGGTTGTTGACGTCAGAACAATTCCTAAATCGCGCCACAATCCTCAGTTTAATGAGGAGGAACTAAGGGCAAATTTACTCAAAAATGACATCGGATACATCCATATGGAGGGGTTAGGAGGTCTGCGGCATACAACCAAAGCATCAGTCAATACTGCTTGGAGAAATTCATCATTTCGCGGTTTTGCCGATTATATGCAAACATCAGAATTTAAGAATAGCATAGAACTACTCATCAAAATTTCTGCAAAGAAACAAGCGGTCATTATGTGCGCGGAAGCCGTCCCTTGGCGATGCCACAGGTCACTCATTGGAGACGCTCTAGTGATACGCAACATTCGTGTGGAAGATATCATGAGTGAGAACACTAGCAAACCTCATACACTAACATGGTTCGCAAAAGTAGGCGGAAATGAGATTACCTATCCTGAAGTCGATGATCCATGA
- a CDS encoding 4Fe-4S dicluster domain-containing protein, whose product MPIDPEFPKNQQVIGKHSHSDGQHFHFVWGPGRTAEAADNEEVKKAYEARGEQLVPLGVHGTMVALDWDSCIADGACIEVCPVQVYQWYRTEQDVPGIELQNGTSAGSGEDHNREGRKDYTDKSDPIREHDCIWCMACVSVCPTQAIKVDQANLEYHEKAAGTFNEALAKSGAPPPHVH is encoded by the coding sequence ATGCCAATAGATCCAGAGTTTCCTAAAAATCAACAGGTGATAGGCAAACATAGCCATTCAGACGGTCAGCACTTCCATTTCGTATGGGGGCCGGGGAGAACTGCAGAGGCCGCAGATAATGAAGAGGTCAAAAAGGCCTACGAGGCCAGAGGAGAGCAGCTTGTTCCACTCGGCGTGCACGGCACGATGGTCGCGCTCGATTGGGATTCATGCATAGCAGATGGTGCGTGCATAGAGGTATGTCCTGTCCAGGTTTATCAGTGGTACAGAACAGAGCAAGATGTACCGGGGATAGAGCTTCAGAATGGAACAAGTGCAGGTTCTGGAGAGGATCATAATCGTGAAGGTCGAAAAGACTACACCGACAAGTCTGACCCAATTAGGGAGCACGACTGCATCTGGTGCATGGCATGCGTTTCAGTATGTCCCACACAGGCGATAAAGGTGGACCAGGCAAACTTGGAGTACCACGAAAAAGCTGCAGGAACGTTTAATGAAGCCCTTGCAAAGAGCGGTGCGCCTCCACCACATGTACACTAG
- a CDS encoding alcohol dehydrogenase, whose protein sequence is MKAARIVHVKEPLQIQQLETPKPKGIEVLVRIISSGVCHSDIHLWEGGYEGIEGQFMKTTDRGVKYPLTPGHEIAGVVEATGEGVEGLSRGDRVIVYPWIGDGTCPACRAGEENLCDKPRSLGVYTEGGYAEYVLASSYKYLIKIDDKLDFDVAAILSCSALTAYTAVKNASLRPDEDVVIVGVGGLGLMAIQVIKSLTGARVIAMDIDDEKLKVAKSNGADFVINSKKDDPVKGVMELTHKLGADSVIDFVNASKTVETDMQMLRRRAKVVLVGLYGGELKLNLVSMPTRAYRLIGSYTGNLRDLAELVSLTERGVIKPIVSHKFKLEQATEALTMLKEGKITGRGVLKP, encoded by the coding sequence ATGAAAGCTGCGAGAATCGTCCACGTGAAGGAACCATTGCAAATACAACAGCTTGAAACACCCAAGCCTAAGGGGATAGAGGTTCTGGTTCGAATTATTTCTTCAGGAGTTTGTCATAGCGATATCCATCTGTGGGAAGGAGGCTATGAGGGAATTGAGGGTCAATTCATGAAGACTACCGATAGAGGGGTAAAATATCCTCTGACTCCAGGTCATGAAATTGCTGGAGTAGTCGAAGCCACGGGCGAAGGCGTTGAGGGCCTTAGTCGAGGAGACCGGGTAATTGTATATCCTTGGATCGGCGATGGAACTTGCCCCGCGTGCAGAGCAGGAGAAGAAAATCTCTGCGATAAACCTCGGTCTCTCGGTGTCTATACTGAAGGCGGCTACGCAGAATACGTGCTGGCTTCCAGCTACAAGTACTTGATAAAAATAGATGATAAGCTGGATTTCGATGTAGCAGCAATATTGTCCTGCTCCGCGCTAACGGCATATACGGCAGTAAAGAATGCATCATTAAGACCAGATGAAGACGTCGTCATAGTTGGCGTCGGCGGACTGGGTTTGATGGCCATCCAAGTAATAAAATCCCTCACGGGCGCCCGCGTAATTGCGATGGATATAGACGACGAAAAACTGAAGGTTGCAAAAAGTAACGGTGCAGACTTCGTTATTAACTCCAAGAAAGACGATCCCGTAAAGGGCGTAATGGAGCTAACACACAAACTGGGTGCAGATTCGGTTATTGACTTTGTCAATGCTTCCAAGACGGTAGAAACAGACATGCAGATGTTGAGAAGAAGAGCCAAAGTAGTACTTGTAGGACTCTATGGGGGCGAATTAAAGCTAAATCTGGTTTCAATGCCGACTAGAGCGTACAGGCTGATTGGCTCATATACTGGAAATCTAAGGGACTTGGCAGAACTGGTATCTCTGACTGAAAGAGGGGTCATAAAGCCCATTGTTTCTCATAAATTCAAACTTGAGCAAGCAACAGAGGCGCTGACGATGTTGAAGGAAGGCAAAATAACCGGAAGAGGCGTCCTCAAGCCTTGA
- a CDS encoding NAD-dependent succinate-semialdehyde dehydrogenase, which yields MMNNKIKTVNPATGHVINEYDMMTEEQILAAVKKAKEAFGEWKNNEKGGQNKRADFLHNFASQLRKNKEKLARVATSEMGKAIKESRSEVEKCAMTMDYYADNGSIFVGDELINTNARKSFITFEPLGVIGSIMPWNFPYWQALRFAAPSLMVGNTVVLKPASATMQCGIEIENTFREAGLPDGVFQTLVGDSSIANTLIDSNVSAVTFTGSVSAGAKVAQRTTSQIKKCVLELGGSDPFIVCEDADIEKASSGAVKGRFINCGQSCIASKRFIVTKKAANEFIEQFIQKTEKLVVGDPLIDSTDMGPLVNESAVNNIESLVQDAVKNGAKVLTGGERLTHGSDKGYFYKPTILENISPKMRVAREEVFGPVAPITIAEDEMEAIKIANDSEYGLGASVWTADLDKADKLSRTIEAGVVTVNNTVASDPRIPFGGVKKSGFGRELSRYGMLEFVNIKSVRFYDQLDSHHHVE from the coding sequence ATGATGAACAACAAGATAAAGACCGTCAATCCTGCGACGGGACACGTCATCAATGAATATGATATGATGACAGAAGAACAAATCCTAGCGGCAGTCAAGAAAGCGAAAGAGGCATTTGGCGAATGGAAAAACAATGAGAAGGGAGGTCAGAACAAGAGGGCGGATTTTCTTCACAACTTTGCTTCTCAGTTAAGAAAGAACAAGGAAAAGCTTGCGAGAGTTGCGACGAGCGAGATGGGCAAGGCGATTAAAGAATCCCGTTCGGAAGTGGAAAAATGCGCGATGACAATGGACTATTATGCGGACAATGGCAGCATCTTTGTCGGCGATGAGCTGATCAATACGAATGCAAGGAAGAGTTTCATAACATTTGAACCTCTGGGCGTTATTGGAAGCATAATGCCGTGGAATTTTCCTTATTGGCAGGCATTGAGGTTTGCAGCTCCTTCACTCATGGTTGGCAATACCGTTGTGTTAAAACCTGCAAGTGCTACTATGCAGTGTGGTATAGAGATTGAAAATACATTCCGAGAGGCAGGGCTGCCTGATGGAGTCTTTCAGACGCTGGTTGGCGATTCGTCCATCGCAAACACACTCATAGATTCGAATGTGAGCGCAGTCACTTTTACCGGAAGCGTGTCTGCAGGTGCCAAGGTCGCGCAAAGGACAACGTCACAGATAAAAAAGTGCGTGCTTGAACTAGGGGGTAGCGACCCCTTCATCGTCTGCGAAGATGCAGATATAGAAAAGGCATCAAGCGGTGCTGTCAAGGGGAGATTTATCAATTGTGGACAAAGCTGCATTGCGTCAAAGCGGTTCATTGTGACAAAGAAAGCGGCGAATGAGTTCATAGAGCAATTTATCCAGAAAACAGAGAAACTTGTCGTAGGCGATCCTCTTATAGATAGCACGGACATGGGTCCCCTTGTAAACGAAAGTGCGGTAAACAACATCGAGTCCTTAGTTCAGGATGCTGTCAAAAACGGTGCAAAAGTGCTGACAGGAGGCGAACGGTTGACGCATGGTAGCGACAAAGGCTATTTCTACAAACCCACCATACTGGAGAACATTTCGCCAAAAATGCGCGTTGCGCGAGAAGAGGTCTTTGGTCCTGTTGCGCCCATAACTATTGCCGAAGATGAAATGGAAGCAATTAAGATTGCAAATGATTCTGAGTACGGTCTTGGCGCAAGTGTATGGACTGCAGATCTGGATAAGGCTGATAAACTCTCAAGAACAATTGAAGCAGGCGTGGTGACTGTAAATAATACGGTGGCTTCCGACCCTCGAATCCCATTTGGCGGAGTAAAGAAAAGCGGGTTTGGCAGGGAGCTTTCCCGGTATGGGATGCTAGAATTTGTAAACATCAAATCCGTGCGCTTCTATGATCAGCTAGATAGTCATCATCACGTAGAGTGA